GAACCGCCAAAGCCCTTCTCTGTCTTGGCGGTAATTTTGCCGTGGCCATGCCAGACCACACGCGGGGTTTCCCGGCTATGCGCACGCTGGATCTGAGTGTTCACGTCGGCACAAAGCTAAACCGCACGCATCTGCTGGTGAGCAAAGAAACCTTTATTTTGCCCTGCCTTGGCCGCACGGAACTGGATATTCAGCAAACAGGGCGACAGTCCATTACCGTGGAAGACTCCATGTCGATGGTGCACGCCTCATCCGGGAAGCTGAAACCTGCGTCGCCCCTGATTCGCGCCGAACCAGCTATCGTCGCAGGTATGGCCAAAGCGACGCTCACAAACAGTAACGTAAACTGGATGGAACTGGTTGCTGATTATGATCGCATCCGCGATCTGATAGAAAAAACCATCCCTGGTTTCGAAAACTACAATGAACGCATCCGCGTGCCAGGCGGTTTTCGCATGCCACTGCCTCCTGTCGCGCGAGTCTGGCCAACACCGACCGGCAAAGCCATGTTCTCCGTCTTCCAGGGTGTGGATGAGAATGCCACGGGCGAAGGCGACAACGTCCTGCGCCTGATTACATTACGCAGTCACGATCAGTACAACACCACCATCTATGCGCTGGATGACCGTTATCGCGGCGTGTTCGGTCGGCGGGATATTCTTTTCATGAATGAAGGGGATATGGAACAGCTTGGGCTGGAACATGGCGATCGGGTTGATCTCGAAACGGCCTTACCGGGCGAGACGCAGCGCCTGGAGGATATTACCGTGGTTGCATACAACATCGCGTCTGGCTCCGTCGGAGCCTATTATCCGGAAGCCAACGTCCTGGTTCCGCTCGATTACCTTGATAAGGACAGCGGCACACCCTCGTTTAAATCAGTGCCCATCAGAGTGACGCTGCGTTCGAAAGAGATCCGGGCATTGTAAACTATAAGGCCGACGCCACGGCAAACGCGCCGGGCGTCGTGCCAAAATGATGACGAAAATGTTTGATCAGATGACTCTGGTCGAAGAAGCCCACATCGGTCGCCACCTGTGCAGCCCCCATCCCCCGGGCTAACAGTGCTTTTGCACGCACCAACCGCAATTGGGTCAGATACTGGTGTACCGACAAGCCGGTCATCGACTGGAACGTGCGCATAAAATAGAACTCGCTCAGTCCTGCGACATCGGCAATCTCTTTGACCGAAAGGGAATGCTGGTAGGCCGAATGAAGGTAATCAACCGCCTTGCGGATATCCGCCCGCAGAATGGCCTGGCGACCAGAATTTACGGTTCGCTCCCCATAGTGTCCCACCAGCAGGTTGAGAATTTGATACATCACGCACTCTTTCTCTAGCGGGTCGTGGCTGGCGCTGAGCACCGACGCGGCCTGTAGCATTCGTCTCGCCATGCCAGGATCGTGGCGCATACCGTCTGTGCCAAAATTCACACTTCCCTGCCCACGCAGCACCGTCTCCGCCACATCCTGAACCAGGCCTTCGGAAGGATAAAATGCACAATAATCCCAGCCTTCATCGCGCTGTACCGCTTCGCCGGTATGCACCTCTCCCGGCATAATAAACATCACCGTACCTGGGGCCGCAATGCCTCGCTCTCTGCTGATACGCGTGCGTTGCGCACCACGGGCAAAGGCGGCAATCACAAACTCATTATGAAAATGAGGCGGATAGCTGTGCTCGTAACAGGAAGCACGCAGGATCTCCATGCCACCGTGTAGCGCATTATCCCGCCAGAGCCTGATGTCATCCCGCGTATCTTTTGCCACATCACACCCTTAAATTGATATTTCTGCAAATGCGCAGGATTTTACTATAGCGATTTTTGCCATTTCTTAAGATTATCATTCAGTGATGT
This sequence is a window from Enterobacter sp. RHBSTW-00994. Protein-coding genes within it:
- a CDS encoding AraC family transcriptional regulator, which produces MAKDTRDDIRLWRDNALHGGMEILRASCYEHSYPPHFHNEFVIAAFARGAQRTRISRERGIAAPGTVMFIMPGEVHTGEAVQRDEGWDYCAFYPSEGLVQDVAETVLRGQGSVNFGTDGMRHDPGMARRMLQAASVLSASHDPLEKECVMYQILNLLVGHYGERTVNSGRQAILRADIRKAVDYLHSAYQHSLSVKEIADVAGLSEFYFMRTFQSMTGLSVHQYLTQLRLVRAKALLARGMGAAQVATDVGFFDQSHLIKHFRHHFGTTPGAFAVASAL